DNA sequence from the Brachybacterium avium genome:
CGCTCGAACCTCGTGCCGGCGGCTTCGGCGCTTCACCGGCGGCCTCCTGGGCTCGGCGGCGCTCCTCGGCGGCCTTCGCACGCAGCTCCCGGGCCTGCTCGAGCTTCTCCTCGTCGGAGAGCTTCTTGCCGCCCTTGCTCTTGGAGGGCTGGACGCGGATCGGAGCCTCGGGCTCCGGCTCGGCGGAGACCGTCTTCGGCGGGGTGAAGTCGAGCGGCTCCAGGCCCTTCTTCTCGCGCTTGGCGTTGACACGCGCGTGGCGCTCCTTCTCCGCGGCGGAACCGGGGGTGGGAGCTGCGCTGATGACGATGTACTGCTGGACGAAGGTCCAGATGTTGGTGGTGAGCCAGTAGATGAGCACACCGATCGGCATGCCCGGCCCCGTGATCACGTAGATGAACGGGAGCATGTACAGCATCATCTTCTGCGTGCTGGCCATGGGGCCCTCGAGGGCCGTCTTGGGCATGTTCTTCATGGTCAGGGACTTCTGGGTGAAGAAGGTGACCCCGGACATGCAGGCGATGATGACCCCGGCGATGATCTTGGTGGTGATCCCACCGTCCCCGGAGTTGATGAAGCTGTTGGCGATGGTGACATCACCGAAGAACGTGGATTCCGAGGCGCTCCTGGCGAGCTGCTCGGTCAGCGGGCCGAAGTCCGTGCCCCGGCGGCCTCGGGCAGCTTGTAGAACAGCACCCGGAACAGGCCGAAGAAGATCGGCATCTGCAGCAGCATCGGCAGGCACGAGGAGAACGGGCTGGCACCCGCCTCCTTGTAGATGGCCATGGTCTCCTCGGCCATCTTCGCGCGGGAGTCCGAGTCGGTCTTCCCCTTGTACTTCTTCTGCACCGCCTGCAGCTCGGGCGAGACCATCTGCATCGCCCGCGAGGCGCGGATCTGGCGCACGAACAACGGGATGATCAGGGTACGGACCACGACGGTCAGACCCATGATGGACAGCACCCAGGTGAGACCGGAGTCCGGAGCCAAGAAGGCGGACAGCAGCGCATGGAACTTCACCATGAGCCATGCGACGGCCCACTCGATGGGATACAGGGGATTCATCGGCCTGGTCTTCCTGCCGCACGGATGCGCATGTCGTTCATGCGAGGTGCCGGCTGTGGTCGGGAGTCTTGGACAAGAGTAGGCCCTAGGGGGCCGGGCGCCGCAGTCGGCGTGGATTCCTCCACATGCCGGGGGCGGGCACCGGATCCAGCCCCCCACGGGTGAAGGGGTTGCAGCGCAGGATCCGCCAGCAGGTGAGCAGGAAACCCTTCACGGCACCATGCACCCGCAGGGCGTCCATGCCGTACTGGGAGCACACCGGGTCATACCGGCAGGCCGGCGGGGTGTATGGGGAGATCCCCACCTGATAGCCGCGCACCGGCAGCATCAGCAGCCGGCGCGGCAGACGACGGAGCGCCCAGAACGGTCCATGTCCGGACCTGGATCTCATCGAGCGCCCTCGGTGCGCCGGGCGAGCTTGCGCTCGGCGGTCTCCAGCCCGGTGTCGACGTCGGCCCGAAGAGCGGCGAACGGCTGCTCGTCGATGCCCGGCAGGGCCCGCAGCACGAGTGCCGAGCCCGGCGGCATCGTCGCCAGGCGCGGCCGGATGATCTCTCGCAGCCGCCGGGTGACGCGATTGCGCACCACGGCGTTGCCGATCTTCTTGGACACGACAAATCCCACGCGGGGTGCTTCTCCTCCCTGCGTCAGCAGGGTGAGGTGCACGACCACGTGGGATCGGGCGCTGCGCACACCGCCACGGGTGACAGCACGGAACTCGTCACCGGTGTGGAGCCGGTGGCGGGACCAGGTCACGGCGCCACGGGAGCTGTGCCGCGGATCGTCTCGGGACCGCCTCAGGCGGAGAGCTCGGCGCGGCCCTTGGAACGACGGGCGTTCAGGATGGAGCGGCCGGCGCGGGTGCGCATGCGGGCGCGGAAGCCGTGCTTCTTGGCGCGACGACGGATGTTCGGCTGGAACGTGCGCTTGCTCATGGTTCTCCTCGATCGTGGGCACCGACGTGCCCCTCGCGGTGGTCTGTGGTCTGCTGCACGAACGGGAAGTCCGGGCGCACCCGCCGGGACGGGGCGGCTGCCGAGGTCCGATCCGATGCCGGAGTGGGTCCGCAGTGGATCCGGGAACCGTATCGGGACGGCGCGCAGCGCTGACTGCACGATTTTAGGCACCGGGATGCACGGGGTCAACGTCTCAGCGCTTCTGCGGCCCGGTTGTGGCCGGATTCTCACTCCGCATCGGCGTTTCGCTGCGATCGGCACGCTCGAGCCGGGAGAGGAGGACCTCACGACATGTTGTCCACATCCTTGATCCACAATACAGAAGCTATTGTGGAAAACTGTTCCGACCGCCCGCTCGACCTCAAGGGAGTGACCTGATGACCGAGGCGAACGCCGACGCGATCTGGGAGCACACGCTCCAGACCCTGCGCCGTGACGACACCGTGTCGCAGCGGGTCATCGCTCTGCTCACGCTCTCCCGCCTGATGGCCGTGGTCGCGGACACTGCGCTGGTCGCAGCCCCGTCCACTTCGGCGAAGGAGCTGTTCGAGCACAGGATCGCGAGCTCGTTGAAGGCGGCCCTGAGCGAGGCC
Encoded proteins:
- a CDS encoding YidC/Oxa1 family membrane protein insertase; the encoded protein is MPADAAADADLLRPVPGAVLQAARGRRGTDFGPLTEQLARSASESTFFGDVTIANSFINSGDGGITTKIIAGVIIACMSGVTFFTQKSLTMKNMPKTALEGPMASTQKMMLYMLPFIYVITGPGMPIGVLIYWLTTNIWTFVQQYIVISAAPTPGSAAEKERHARVNAKREKKGLEPLDFTPPKTVSAEPEPEAPIRVQPSKSKGGKKLSDEEKLEQARELRAKAAEERRRAQEAAGEAPKPPARGSSALNKGAKKKRKK
- the yidC gene encoding membrane protein insertase YidC, which encodes MNPLYPIEWAVAWLMVKFHALLSAFLAPDSGLTWVLSIMGLTVVVRTLIIPLFVRQIRASRAMQMVSPELQAVQKKYKGKTDSDSRAKMAEETMAIYKEAGASPFSSCLPMLLQMPIFFGLFRVLFYKLPEAAGARTSAR
- the yidD gene encoding membrane protein insertion efficiency factor YidD, which gives rise to MRSRSGHGPFWALRRLPRRLLMLPVRGYQVGISPYTPPACRYDPVCSQYGMDALRVHGAVKGFLLTCWRILRCNPFTRGGLDPVPAPGMWRNPRRLRRPAP
- the rnpA gene encoding ribonuclease P protein component, which gives rise to MTWSRHRLHTGDEFRAVTRGGVRSARSHVVVHLTLLTQGGEAPRVGFVVSKKIGNAVVRNRVTRRLREIIRPRLATMPPGSALVLRALPGIDEQPFAALRADVDTGLETAERKLARRTEGAR
- the rpmH gene encoding 50S ribosomal protein L34, with the translated sequence MSKRTFQPNIRRRAKKHGFRARMRTRAGRSILNARRSKGRAELSA